A stretch of Ranitomeya variabilis isolate aRanVar5 chromosome 3, aRanVar5.hap1, whole genome shotgun sequence DNA encodes these proteins:
- the LOC143818275 gene encoding uncharacterized protein LOC143818275, protein MCCIVTNFCFLFPGNRVIVRWRSLRDRFKREFNKEMQAPSGSRGRRSRYKYARALSFLRSTLLSRSTVCSTREPASELHPSGAISQGSATGDHVDPSVSVPSLLFDPSAPSTSAGAAGRTSSLEAAGDELEFPLPHPSDTAATSRPPLGSGRQRQRGQERSYAPGFLHLNAAFQNAIKILGEQTSVGYNMLNKSILELGSRLDRMQSDANQSPRHCFFQSVIRHMENLSPDLQMHVMQGCHTALVQAMSQAPPPTLHVSTPFPSQVAVYPPVRPPPVHPTSTPSPYLPSPLSISQFLPSPFHSSPLTSPFPIPPTPSPYLPQTTSVPQLPAQPHVFTTHSTSVPPRDVVSPPIDVARPVSPSATISTPNYENL, encoded by the exons atgtgttgtatagtaaccaatttttgctttctctttccaggtaacagggtaatcgtgcggtggcggtcactgagggatcgcttcaagagggagttcaacaaggagatgcaggccccgagtggatctagaggacgcaggagcaggtacaaatatgccagagccctgtcgttcctccggtcgacgctgctgagcagaag tactgtctgcagcactcgggagcctgcatcagagttgcacccctctggagcgatctctcaggggtCCGCCActggggaccacgtcgacccctctgtgtctgtaccttcccttttgtttgatccctcggccccatccaccagcgctggagcagcagggcggacttcgtcacttgaagctgcaggtgatgagttagagttccctttaccccacccctctgacactgctgcaacatctagaccacctttggggtcaggacggcagcgccagagaggtcaggaaaggagctatgcgccggggtttttgcatctgaatgcagccttccagaatgccatcaagattttgggtgagcaaacatctgttgggtacaatatgcttaacaaaagcatattggaactcggcagtcgtctggataggatgcaatcagatgcaaaccagtcaccaagacactgtttttttcagtcagtcatcaggcacatggaaaatctaagtcctgacctgcagatgcatgtgatgcaaggctgccacactgctctagtgcaggcgatgtcccaagcccctccacccacccttcatgtttcaacacctttcccctctcaagtcgccgtctatcctcccgtccgtcctcctcccgtccatcctacttctactccttcgccataccttccttcccccctcagtatttcccagttcctaccttcccctttccattcttcccctttaacttcaccgttcccaatcccaccaacaccttcaccatacctcccacaaaccacatctgtacctcaactccctgctcaacctcatgttttcaccacccattccacttctgttcctccccgtgatgtcgtgtccccccctatcgacgtggcccgccctgtcagcccctccgctactatctccaccccaaattatgagaacctttaa